The Candidatus Aminicenantes bacterium genome includes the window TCCATGGCTTCGGAACCCGCCGGTTCGACGAAGCGGACCTGGCCGACCTGGCCGAGGCGAACGGCATGCGGCCCGTCCTTCTCCACCAAGTCCACTCGGCCGACGTTCTGGCCGTGGACGACGTCCTGCCGGACAAAACCGACGGCGACGCCCTGATGACGGCTACGGCGGGGCTTCTTCTGATCATCAAGACGGCCGACTGCCTGCCGTTTTTTCTCGTCGATGCGGAACGGCGGGCCGTGGCTGCGGTCCATGCCGGCTGGCGCGGCACGGCGGCCCGTATCGCCGCCGCCGCAGTGGCTGCGCTCGTGGCTCGATTCGGGTCCGATCCGGCCTCCCTTATCGCGGCCTTGGGTCCTTGCATCGGGCCCGCCTGCTACGAAGTGGGGGGAGACGTCGCGGCGTCCTTCGGCGGCATCGAAGCCGCCGCGCCGTATCTTGCCCCGATCCCCGGCCGCCCCGGCCGCTACCTTCTCGATCTTCCGGCTGCCAATCGCCTCCAGCTCGAAGCGGCCGGCGTCGAGGCTTGCCGGATTCATGCCTCCGGTATCTGCACCCACTGCGATCCGAATCTACTTTCCTGGCGCCGCGACCGGCGGACCGACATCCGGATCTACAGCTTCGTCGGCATCCGCCCGTCCGGTGACCACCCCCCTGCTCGATCGGAGTCTCGATGATGATGAAGCGACGGATGATTCTTGGCTTCCTCTTAATGAGCATGCTTGCCCTGCCCGTTACAAGCCGGGGCGGCGCCGTACCCTTCAGCATGGCCTACACGGTGTCCGTGGGGGACCCGGCAGCGGGACTTTTCCACGTCGAGCTCCGCTGCGACGGCTGGCCCGGCGGGCCGCAAAGCTTTCGGATGCCCGTCTGGATGCCGGGCTATTACGGCGTCATGGATTACCCGTCCGGCGTCCAGGGCTTTCTGGCCCTCGACGGACGCGGCCGGCCGCTCTTCTGGGAGAAGTCGGCCGCCGATGCCTGGCGCGTACAAACGGGACGAGCGGCCCGCTTCACGATCCGCTATGACATCAAGGTTCCCGCCCCGTTCATCACTCAGAGCGGCCTGAACGAGAAGCGGGCCTATATCGCCCCTCCGGGCGTATTCCTCTACCCGGACAGGCGGCTCGGGCTGCCCGTCATAGTGACGATCGACCCCGGTCCGTTTTGGAAGGATGTCGCGACCGGCCTTGACCCGGTCCCCGGAAGACCCCGCACGTTCGCCGCCCCCGACTTCGACGCCCTCTACGACAGCCCTTTCCTGATCGGAAATCTCGAGCGGCTGTCCTTCGAGGTGCGCGGCGTGCCCCATGCCTTCTACGGCTTCGACTTGGGCGAGTTTGACCGTTCCGCCTTCGTCTCCGACTTGAAACGCCTGGTCGAGGCGGCCGTCTCGATTTTTGGCGAGATTCCTTACAAGCGCTACGCCTTCCTGGCCGTCGGTCCCGGCCGGGGGGGCATCGAGCACGCCGGCTCCATGGCCGTGTCCCTCGGCGGCTTGAGCGGCTATTCGGCCGCGACCCACCGCGGCACCCTCAAGTACCTGGCCCACGAGTACTTCCATCATTACAATGTCAAGCGAATCCGGCCGTTCGAGCTGGGCCCGTTCGATTATAGCCGGCCGAATCGCACCCGCATGCTCTGGATGGCGGAGGGCTTCACCGTCTATTACGAGACGATCGTGATGCGGCGGGCCGGCTTCCTGGGCGAGGACGAGATGCTGGCCGCCGCCGCCTCGCCCATCACCGCCGTCGAGCGGCGGCCCGGCCGGCTCGTTCAGTCGGCGGCCGAATCGAGCTACGTTTCCTGGGATCAAGGTCCCTTCGGCGGCGATCCGGCGACCACGGTCTCCTATTACGACAAGGGCGCCGTGATCGGCCTGCTGCTCGACCTGGCCATCCGCAAGGCGACCGCCGGGGCTCGATCCCTGGACGATGTCATGAGGGCCCTCTATAAAGAGTATTACCGGGAAAAGGGGCGCGGTTTTACCGAAGCCGAGCTGCGGGCCGTCTGCGAGAAAACCGCCGGGGAAACGCTCTCGGAAGTCTTCTCTTATGCGGACACGGCCAAGCCGGTCGACTATGCCAAATACCTGGGCTGCGCGGGCCTAGCCTTGGAGACGGTTGCGGCGCCTCCAACCGCTCAAACATCGCCCTCCGGCCGGGCCGGGCA containing:
- the pgeF gene encoding peptidoglycan editing factor PgeF, whose product is HGFGTRRFDEADLADLAEANGMRPVLLHQVHSADVLAVDDVLPDKTDGDALMTATAGLLLIIKTADCLPFFLVDAERRAVAAVHAGWRGTAARIAAAAVAALVARFGSDPASLIAALGPCIGPACYEVGGDVAASFGGIEAAAPYLAPIPGRPGRYLLDLPAANRLQLEAAGVEACRIHASGICTHCDPNLLSWRRDRRTDIRIYSFVGIRPSGDHPPARSESR
- a CDS encoding M61 family peptidase, producing the protein MMMKRRMILGFLLMSMLALPVTSRGGAVPFSMAYTVSVGDPAAGLFHVELRCDGWPGGPQSFRMPVWMPGYYGVMDYPSGVQGFLALDGRGRPLFWEKSAADAWRVQTGRAARFTIRYDIKVPAPFITQSGLNEKRAYIAPPGVFLYPDRRLGLPVIVTIDPGPFWKDVATGLDPVPGRPRTFAAPDFDALYDSPFLIGNLERLSFEVRGVPHAFYGFDLGEFDRSAFVSDLKRLVEAAVSIFGEIPYKRYAFLAVGPGRGGIEHAGSMAVSLGGLSGYSAATHRGTLKYLAHEYFHHYNVKRIRPFELGPFDYSRPNRTRMLWMAEGFTVYYETIVMRRAGFLGEDEMLAAAASPITAVERRPGRLVQSAAESSYVSWDQGPFGGDPATTVSYYDKGAVIGLLLDLAIRKATAGARSLDDVMRALYKEYYREKGRGFTEAELRAVCEKTAGETLSEVFSYADTAKPVDYAKYLGCAGLALETVAAPPTAQTSPSGRAGQAAPSVRIVRLPDPTPEQAAILRGWLGR